ATCCTTGGCCCAGTCGGCCGCAACGACGACCCGCACCGGGCGCGGCAGGCGCGAGATCAGGATCGCGCCGTCGTAGAGATGGTGAAAATGGCGAGCAGCAATAAGGGCAGGACCGCGTTCTGGCAGGTGCTCGAGCCCCTCGAGGGTAAGATCGAGCCAGAGGCGCGTCGCTGCCGCTGCGAGCGCGCGCATGAACGCCCAGGCGATCCTGCCGGCGGGGGTTTGCCATGCCGCGTTCAGCTGACGCGCGACGGCCGTCGCTCCCCTTCGGAAATCGGGTGGGCGAGGCGGAGCGCGAGGCGCGGCCGGAGCAGTAGCAGCGGCGGCAGGAGACCGAGCACGGTCGCGAGTACCACTGGCGGCCAGAGCCCCGCGCTGAGACACAAGATCATCGCCCAGACGAGATTGGTGCTGTAGACCAGCAGCGGCACGGCGGGAGAGACGTCGGTCGCGTTGCTGCGCCAAGCGAGACGCGCGACCGTCATGAACGTCACGCCTGTCAGCATCCAGCCGAGGAGGTTGCGAAGGGGCATCCCATAGTAGGGCCCGCTTTCGTGCCAGACCCAGAACTTAAGGGGCAGTTCGTCATACGCCATCGCGGGGTCGAGAACGAGGTCCCATGCCGTCAGCAGCCAGACGCCCAGCACGATGGCGAGCGGTCCGGCGGGGCGCCAGCCGTAGCGCGTCACGATCGCCGTCCCGATCAAATACGCGGCAAAGCCGAGGTAGAACCACGAGAGGGGGATGGTGTACGGCACGAGGTCGAGCACCATCCAGCCGAGCCCGCCGGTGTACGAGTAGGGGCCGAAGGGGATGCCGAGACCGGTGCCCGCGAGTTCGAAAGAGAGGGAGAGGAGCGTGGCAGCGGCAAAGAAAACGACAGTCCGCGCGCGCCCCACTCGCTGCCATCCGAAGACGAACATCGCCGCCGCGCCGAACCAGATATGCATCGCGCCGAGGTACTGCATGCTGAAGGCGAAGGTTTGCACGCCAAGGGGGCTGTCGCTCCACAGCTGCGGGTTGGGCACCATGACCAGCATACCGATCAGCCCGAACAGAAGGGCCGCGACGTGGGCGAGATAGAGGCCGAAGACAAGTTTCATATGGCAGCTCCCTCAACAAGGATACGACCTCGCCAGCGGTGGCGGCGCCTGAAGAGGCTCACCCAGAGTGCAGCAAGTGCCGGCGCATCGGCAAGCGGCGAGAGCCAATACGTCCACGGGCGATGCGGGTATGCCGGCGCGGCGCCGAAGAGCACACCGATCCGCGCCCCAAGAAGAAGCAGATTGAGGAGCGCCAGCATCTGCGCGAGAACGGATCGCGGCCGGCGGAGAAACGGCAGGATCAGCAGAGGGAGCGCTTGGGTGAGGGTCGCTTCGCTGAGGCTGCGCACGGCGAGGGCGCGGCCGAACCGGTCGACGAGCGGGAGCGACCGCGGCCAGTTGCTCCAGATCGCCGCAGCCGAGTCGTGCATCTGGACCCAGACCAGCCCGGGTGCTTCGGCAATCGCGACCCGCTCGCCGGCGGCGACAAAATGGCGGGCGAGGGTGATGTCTTCGCAGCGGGAGTCGCGCACCGGCGCGAAGCCAGCGAGCTCGGCGAGCGTCCGACGGTGGACGAGAAGACATTGCCCGTTCGCCTGCGCCTCTTCAACAGAGTGAGCGATGGTTCCCGGGGGGCCGAGGCGGTAGATAAGTGTGGTAAGGAAGGCTGGGTGCAGGAGGGCATCGAACGGCCCGGCAAGGCGCTGCTCGGTGGCGCAGGAGAGCAGGGTCAGCCGCTCTCGTTCCGCGAAGGCGACCAGCGACCCCGCTAATGGCGGGCGCGGACGCACATCAGCATCGATACAGAGCAGCCACGGAGCGCGCGCCGCCCGTCGTCCGACCTCGAGGCCCCACGCCTTTCCGTTCCAGTCCGGCGGGATTGGGCTCGCATCGATCCAGCGCAGCCGCCGGTCGCGCGCGGCCATAGCGGCGACGAGAGCGTGGGTGCCATCGGTCGACCCGCCGTCAACGACGAGAATTTCGGCGACCTCATCGCCATGAGCGAGGAGCCCTTCGAGGCAGGGACCGAGCCGCTCCGCTTCATTGAGGACGGGAACAACGACCGAAACCGCGCTCGGCGCCGCGCGCGCGGGGAGGATCCGAAGCGCTGCGCGGCGCCGAAGAAAGCGGGGCATCACCCGTGCCGCGGCGACCAGCTGGGCAGTGAAGAGGAGCGCAAGCAGCCACTGCATGACGTCATGATAGGTGAGCAGGTCAACCAGCGGCAGATGCTAATTCTTGTAGCGCGCTGCCTCATGTACGTAAAATCGCGGATAGAACACGCGGACACAAGGGGAAACGATGAAATACTTACCTCGTGCTCTCGCCGCTCCGCTGCTCGGCCTGACGGCCATTGCGACAGCGTGCGCGCCGACCGCGCCGGCCTCGCCCGCGCCAGGCGCGCAGCAGCCAGCGGAACAGCTTGCAGAAGTCCAAACGCTGACGATTGGCTTCCCAAGCGTGCCAGCGAATATGGATCCCCATACCAATGTCGGGGGGACCGTCCGGAAGTTTGATATCTTCGAGACCTTGGTCTGGCTCGATGATACGGGGCGGGAGGTCCGGCCGCTGCTGGCGTCAGAGTGGCGCTTGGTCGACCCGACGACATGGCGCTTTACGCTGCGCCCCGGCTCCAAGTTCCAAGATGGCACGCCGCTCACCGCGGAGGACGTGGTCTTTTCGTGGAACCGCGTGACGAACCCCGCGCTTCGCTCGCAGGTGCCCGGTAACGCGCCGAGCATCGCCTCGATAACCGCGATCGACTTGGGCACCGTCGAGGTGAAGACAAAGGCGCCGAGCCCGCTCTTGCTCCGCCACATCGAGCAGCTGGCGATTGTGCCCAAGGCGTATCTCGAGCGGGTGGGCGATGAGGAGTTTCGTGCCAAGCCGATCGGCTCGGGGCCTTTCCGCCTCAAGGAGTTCCGTCCCGACGACCGCGTCGTCGTCACGGCGTGGATGGAGCATCCCTTCCGCAAGCCGACCCTGACCGAGATCACCATCCGCGCAATCCC
This genomic stretch from Dehalococcoidia bacterium harbors:
- a CDS encoding carotenoid biosynthesis protein, which encodes MKLVFGLYLAHVAALLFGLIGMLVMVPNPQLWSDSPLGVQTFAFSMQYLGAMHIWFGAAAMFVFGWQRVGRARTVVFFAAATLLSLSFELAGTGLGIPFGPYSYTGGLGWMVLDLVPYTIPLSWFYLGFAAYLIGTAIVTRYGWRPAGPLAIVLGVWLLTAWDLVLDPAMAYDELPLKFWVWHESGPYYGMPLRNLLGWMLTGVTFMTVARLAWRSNATDVSPAVPLLVYSTNLVWAMILCLSAGLWPPVVLATVLGLLPPLLLLRPRLALRLAHPISEGERRPSRVS
- a CDS encoding glycosyltransferase; the protein is MQWLLALLFTAQLVAAARVMPRFLRRRAALRILPARAAPSAVSVVVPVLNEAERLGPCLEGLLAHGDEVAEILVVDGGSTDGTHALVAAMAARDRRLRWIDASPIPPDWNGKAWGLEVGRRAARAPWLLCIDADVRPRPPLAGSLVAFAERERLTLLSCATEQRLAGPFDALLHPAFLTTLIYRLGPPGTIAHSVEEAQANGQCLLVHRRTLAELAGFAPVRDSRCEDITLARHFVAAGERVAIAEAPGLVWVQMHDSAAAIWSNWPRSLPLVDRFGRALAVRSLSEATLTQALPLLILPFLRRPRSVLAQMLALLNLLLLGARIGVLFGAAPAYPHRPWTYWLSPLADAPALAALWVSLFRRRHRWRGRILVEGAAI